From Streptomyces sp. NBC_01754, a single genomic window includes:
- the cydB gene encoding cytochrome d ubiquinol oxidase subunit II — protein sequence MELHDVWFVLIAVLWTGYFFLEGFDFGIGVLTKLLARDRKERRVLINTIGPVWDGNEVWLLSAGGATFAAFPEWYATLFSGFYLPLLIILVCLIVRGVAFEYRAKRTEERWQTNWEHAIFWSSLIPAVLWGVAFGNIVRGVKIDADMEYVGNLADLLNPYALLGGLVTLFLFTFHGAVFAALKTVGDIRGRARTLAVRLGVVTAVLALVFLVLTQRDNGDGWSLLALVIAVVSLVAAIGAIAAGREGWSFGLSGLTIAATVAMLFLTLFPNVMPSSLDDAWNLTVTNASSSGYTLMIMTWCAGIATPLVLLYQGWTYWVFRKRIGTQHIADPH from the coding sequence ATGGAACTCCACGACGTCTGGTTCGTGCTCATAGCCGTCCTGTGGACCGGTTACTTCTTCCTGGAGGGATTCGATTTCGGTATCGGTGTCCTCACCAAGCTGCTGGCCCGTGACCGCAAGGAACGCCGGGTCCTGATCAACACGATCGGCCCGGTCTGGGACGGGAACGAGGTGTGGCTGCTCAGTGCCGGCGGCGCGACCTTCGCGGCCTTCCCCGAGTGGTACGCCACCCTGTTCTCCGGTTTCTACCTGCCGCTGCTGATCATCCTGGTCTGTCTGATCGTGCGCGGGGTCGCCTTCGAGTACCGCGCCAAGCGGACCGAGGAACGCTGGCAGACCAACTGGGAACACGCGATCTTCTGGAGCTCGCTGATCCCCGCAGTGCTCTGGGGCGTGGCGTTCGGGAACATCGTCCGCGGGGTGAAGATCGACGCCGACATGGAGTACGTCGGCAACCTCGCGGACCTGCTCAACCCGTACGCGCTCCTGGGCGGACTGGTCACCCTCTTCCTCTTCACCTTCCACGGGGCGGTGTTCGCGGCGCTCAAGACCGTCGGGGACATCCGGGGCCGCGCGCGCACGCTCGCGGTCAGGCTCGGTGTGGTCACCGCGGTACTCGCGCTGGTCTTCCTCGTCCTGACGCAGCGCGACAACGGCGACGGCTGGAGCCTGCTGGCGCTGGTGATCGCCGTGGTGTCGCTGGTCGCGGCGATCGGGGCCATCGCGGCGGGCCGTGAGGGCTGGTCGTTCGGGCTGTCCGGTCTGACCATCGCGGCCACGGTGGCGATGCTCTTCCTGACGCTGTTCCCGAACGTGATGCCGTCCTCGCTGGACGATGCCTGGAACCTCACGGTCACCAACGCCTCGTCCAGTGGGTACACCCTCATGATCATGACCTGGTGCGCGGGCATCGCGACCCCCCTCGTACTGCTCTACCAGGGCTGGACGTACTGGGTCTTCCGCAAGCGCATCGGCACCCAGCACATCGCCGATCCGCACTGA
- the cydD gene encoding thiol reductant ABC exporter subunit CydD produces the protein MKPIDPRLLRYARATRFFLAAVVALGLAGAALVIAQAMLVAEVVVGGFEDGLTAPGLRTPLLLLVAVALGRALVAWLTERAAFRASAAVKSELRGRLLERATDLGPGWLGGQRTGSLVALATRGVDALDDYFSRYLPQLGLAVVVPVAVLARIVTEDWVSAAIIVVTLPLIPLFMALIGWATQSRMDRQWRLLSRLSGHFLDVVAGLPTLKVFGRAKAQAASIRTITSQYRQATLRTLRIAFLSSFALELLATLSVALVAVTIGMRLVHGELDLYTGLVVLILAPEAYLPIRQVGAQYHAAAEGLSAAEEIFSVLETKPAAGGTSAVPASLRLELEEVTVRHPGRTEPALDAACLVVEPGETVALVGPSGVGKSTLLDVVLGFTRPDEGRVRIGGTDLSDLSPERWREQIAWVPQRPHLFAGTIADNVRLARPDADDAAVEKALREAGAYDFVAVLPDGTRTVLGEDGAGLSAGQRQRLALARAFLADRPLLLLDEPTASLDGETEAGIVDAVRRLSEGRTVLLVVHRPALLAVADRVVTLAPRTAGRLEAEPRLAGAAWEPDGGRSGPGPESPAVDETAPPGRTTGGGKAFARIREAAGAERGKLALALLLGSLAVGSSVGLMAVSGWLISRASEQPPVLYLMVAVTATRAFGLGRAVFRYAERLVSHDAVLRTLAELRVSVYRGLERVAPAGLRTARRGDLLSRLVSDVDALQDYWLRWLLPAGTAFVVGAGAVGFTTWLLPEAGAVLAAGLVLAGVGVPLVSGACARHAERRLAPARSVLAVRVADLLAGTAELTVAGALPGRKRQARAADADLTAIASRAATATALGSGLSALICGLTVVGAALVALPAVRDGRLAGVALAVIVLTPLAAFEAVNGLPLAVQYRRRIGRSAERVHEVLDAPLPVREPEVPAEAPASPFPLVLRDLSARYDGAGHDALGSVDLTLVPGRRVAVVGASGSGKTTLAQVLLRFLDPREGTYSLGGVEASALDGDTVRTFVGLCAQDAHVFDSSLRENLRLARTGATDDELNDALERARLLDWVRSLPDGLDTPVGEHGARLSGGQRQRLALARALLAGFPVLVLDEPAEHLDLATADALTADLLDATQGRTTVLITHRLAGLDAVDEILVLDGGRIVQRGTYAELVTADGPLRGMVERERGRARVEPVGV, from the coding sequence GTGAAACCGATCGACCCGCGCCTGCTCCGGTACGCCCGTGCCACCCGCTTCTTCCTGGCGGCCGTGGTGGCTCTCGGGCTGGCCGGTGCGGCGCTGGTGATCGCCCAGGCCATGCTCGTCGCCGAGGTGGTGGTGGGCGGATTCGAGGACGGGCTCACCGCCCCCGGACTGCGCACACCCCTCCTGCTGCTCGTCGCGGTCGCCCTCGGCCGGGCGCTCGTGGCCTGGCTCACCGAGCGAGCCGCGTTCCGCGCGAGCGCGGCGGTCAAGTCCGAGCTGCGGGGCCGGCTCTTGGAACGGGCCACGGACCTCGGCCCGGGCTGGCTGGGCGGACAGCGCACCGGCTCCCTGGTGGCGCTGGCGACCCGGGGGGTCGACGCGCTCGACGACTACTTCTCGCGCTACCTCCCGCAGCTCGGGCTGGCCGTCGTCGTACCGGTGGCCGTTCTGGCCAGGATCGTGACGGAGGACTGGGTCTCGGCCGCGATCATCGTGGTGACGCTGCCCCTCATTCCGCTCTTCATGGCGCTCATCGGCTGGGCCACCCAGTCCCGGATGGACCGTCAGTGGCGGCTGCTGTCGCGGCTCTCCGGGCACTTCCTCGACGTGGTCGCCGGACTGCCGACGCTGAAGGTCTTCGGCCGCGCCAAGGCACAGGCCGCGTCGATCCGTACCATCACCTCGCAGTACCGCCAGGCCACTCTCAGGACGCTGCGCATCGCCTTCCTCTCCTCGTTCGCCCTGGAGTTGCTGGCGACGCTCTCGGTGGCCCTGGTCGCCGTGACGATCGGGATGCGGCTCGTCCACGGCGAACTCGACCTCTACACGGGGCTGGTCGTCCTCATCCTCGCCCCCGAGGCCTACCTGCCGATCCGCCAGGTCGGAGCCCAGTACCACGCCGCGGCGGAGGGCCTCTCGGCCGCGGAGGAGATCTTCTCGGTACTGGAGACGAAGCCCGCGGCGGGCGGCACCTCGGCCGTACCCGCCTCGCTGCGACTGGAACTGGAGGAGGTGACCGTACGGCACCCCGGGCGTACCGAGCCGGCGCTGGACGCGGCCTGCCTGGTGGTCGAGCCCGGGGAGACGGTCGCCCTGGTCGGCCCGAGCGGAGTCGGCAAGTCCACGCTCCTCGACGTGGTGCTGGGCTTCACCCGTCCTGACGAGGGGCGCGTACGCATCGGTGGGACGGACCTGTCGGACCTGTCGCCTGAACGCTGGCGCGAGCAGATCGCCTGGGTGCCCCAGCGCCCCCACCTCTTCGCCGGGACGATCGCGGACAACGTACGGCTGGCCCGCCCCGACGCGGACGACGCCGCGGTGGAGAAGGCCCTGCGGGAGGCGGGGGCGTACGACTTCGTGGCCGTGCTGCCGGACGGGACGCGCACCGTGCTGGGCGAGGACGGTGCCGGTCTCTCCGCAGGACAGCGGCAACGACTCGCACTGGCCCGTGCCTTCCTCGCCGACCGGCCGCTGCTGCTCCTCGACGAGCCCACGGCGAGCCTGGACGGCGAGACGGAAGCCGGGATCGTCGACGCCGTGCGACGCCTGTCCGAAGGACGGACCGTGCTGCTGGTGGTCCACCGTCCGGCGCTGCTCGCGGTCGCGGACCGGGTGGTGACGCTGGCACCGCGGACGGCCGGACGGCTGGAGGCGGAGCCCCGGCTCGCCGGGGCGGCCTGGGAGCCCGACGGCGGCCGGAGCGGCCCGGGGCCCGAGTCGCCGGCCGTGGACGAGACCGCGCCGCCGGGGCGGACGACCGGTGGCGGCAAGGCGTTCGCCCGGATCCGGGAGGCCGCCGGGGCCGAGCGCGGCAAGCTCGCTCTGGCGCTTCTGCTGGGCAGTCTCGCGGTCGGCTCGTCCGTCGGTCTCATGGCGGTCTCCGGCTGGCTGATCTCGCGCGCATCCGAGCAGCCTCCGGTGCTGTACCTCATGGTGGCGGTCACCGCGACCAGGGCCTTCGGCCTGGGCCGGGCGGTCTTCCGGTACGCGGAGCGGCTGGTCTCCCACGACGCGGTGCTCCGGACGCTCGCCGAACTCAGGGTGTCGGTGTACCGGGGACTGGAACGCGTCGCGCCCGCCGGCCTGCGTACGGCACGGCGCGGGGACCTGCTGTCCCGGCTGGTCTCCGACGTGGACGCCCTCCAGGACTACTGGCTGCGGTGGCTGCTGCCCGCCGGCACCGCGTTCGTGGTCGGGGCGGGGGCCGTGGGCTTCACCACCTGGCTGCTCCCGGAGGCAGGGGCCGTGCTGGCGGCCGGGCTGGTCCTCGCGGGGGTCGGCGTACCGCTGGTCAGCGGTGCCTGTGCACGGCACGCGGAGCGCAGGCTGGCCCCGGCGCGGTCGGTTCTCGCCGTGCGGGTCGCCGATCTGCTCGCCGGGACGGCCGAGCTGACGGTCGCCGGTGCGCTGCCCGGGCGCAAGCGGCAGGCGAGGGCGGCCGACGCCGATCTCACCGCGATCGCCTCACGCGCCGCGACGGCCACCGCACTCGGTTCCGGGCTGTCCGCACTGATCTGCGGCCTCACGGTCGTCGGGGCCGCGCTCGTCGCCCTTCCCGCGGTGCGGGACGGCCGACTGGCCGGTGTGGCGCTCGCCGTCATCGTCCTCACCCCCCTCGCCGCCTTCGAGGCGGTGAACGGGCTGCCGCTCGCCGTGCAGTACCGCCGCAGGATCGGGCGGAGCGCGGAACGGGTCCACGAGGTGCTGGACGCCCCGCTGCCGGTGCGGGAACCCGAGGTGCCGGCCGAGGCCCCCGCCTCCCCGTTCCCGCTGGTGCTGCGAGACCTGTCCGCGCGGTACGACGGAGCCGGGCACGACGCCTTGGGCTCGGTCGATCTGACACTGGTGCCGGGACGGCGTGTGGCGGTGGTGGGTGCCTCCGGCTCGGGGAAGACCACCCTCGCTCAGGTGCTGCTCCGCTTCCTGGACCCGAGGGAGGGGACGTACAGCCTCGGTGGCGTGGAGGCGTCCGCACTGGACGGGGACACGGTCCGGACGTTCGTCGGGCTGTGTGCCCAGGACGCACACGTCTTCGACAGCTCCCTCCGGGAGAACCTGCGGCTCGCCCGGACCGGCGCGACGGACGACGAACTGAACGACGCCCTGGAGCGTGCCCGGCTGCTGGACTGGGTGCGGTCGCTGCCGGACGGCCTCGACACCCCGGTGGGCGAACACGGGGCCCGGCTTTCGGGCGGTCAGCGCCAGCGGCTCGCGCTGGCGCGCGCACTCCTCGCCGGTTTCCCCGTGCTGGTCCTCGACGAGCCGGCGGAACACCTCGACCTGGCCACGGCGGACGCGCTGACCGCGGATCTGCTCGACGCCACACAGGGACGGACGACCGTGCTGATCACCCATCGGCTGGCCGGACTGGACGCCGTCGACGAGATCCTGGTGCTCGACGGGGGCCGGATCGTGCAGCGGGGGACCTACGCGGAACTGGTCACGGCGGACGGTCCGCTGCGCGGGATGGTGGAGCGTGAGCGGGGCCGGGCGCGGGTGGAGCCGGTGGGGGTGTAG
- a CDS encoding sensor histidine kinase: MAEQDPKDSPEAATRATGSLRGLSDELTARVPELLEATRSVGTGLELHSTLDRVCGTAAELTHARYAAIGVIDEAGEEPADFATHGMPEEVAEAIGHPPDGRTGLLSALIHAPGPVTLADLTDDPRFAGFPAPHPGTRTFLGVPVHVQGDHFGILYVAEKAGGEPFGDTDRHLLQVLATEAGIAIGHARAYEAARQRERWIDGSVAVTTALLSGGDADEALTVVAEHARRLADSAAGVVLLPAEEGGLEVVAVASDAPAPSLGVIVPSRSPVVAALLRGEPVFMDEASTDSRVITRLADRFGPHMLLPLSVGGRVLGALAIPKAKGERPYSEAERLLATQFAAQAALALMTAETQRDRERLAVYEDRDRIARDLHDLVIQRLFSTGMMLEQAQQRSTVSVVREGVERAVDELDVTIQEIRTAVFALQQEAAEAPGRLRTRVMREIGMAAVPLGFQPSHRFLGPVDSIVGEVAGKNLIAALREALSNAFRHARASRVEVTVDATAVLPDGRDAVRLSVADDGVGIPESGRRSGLRNLARRAESLGGASWFGPGTGEGGGGTTVYWQVPL; this comes from the coding sequence ATGGCCGAGCAGGACCCGAAGGACTCGCCCGAAGCCGCGACGCGGGCCACCGGAAGCCTTCGAGGGCTCTCCGACGAGCTCACCGCGCGCGTTCCGGAACTGCTGGAGGCCACGAGGTCCGTCGGCACCGGACTGGAACTCCACTCCACACTCGACCGCGTCTGCGGGACCGCTGCGGAGCTCACCCACGCCCGTTACGCGGCGATCGGTGTCATCGACGAGGCCGGTGAGGAGCCGGCCGACTTCGCCACCCACGGGATGCCCGAGGAGGTCGCCGAAGCGATCGGGCACCCGCCCGACGGTCGTACCGGTCTGCTGAGCGCGCTCATCCACGCTCCGGGACCGGTCACCCTGGCCGACCTGACGGACGACCCGCGGTTCGCCGGCTTCCCGGCCCCGCACCCGGGGACGCGTACGTTCCTGGGAGTGCCGGTCCACGTCCAGGGCGACCACTTCGGCATCCTCTACGTGGCCGAGAAGGCCGGTGGCGAGCCCTTCGGCGACACCGACCGCCACCTGTTGCAGGTCCTCGCCACAGAGGCGGGGATCGCCATCGGCCATGCGCGGGCGTACGAGGCGGCCCGGCAGCGCGAACGGTGGATCGACGGCTCGGTGGCCGTGACCACGGCCCTGCTGTCGGGTGGGGACGCCGACGAGGCACTGACCGTCGTCGCCGAACACGCCCGCCGCCTCGCGGACTCCGCCGCGGGCGTCGTTCTGCTGCCGGCCGAGGAGGGCGGTCTGGAGGTCGTCGCCGTCGCGTCCGACGCCCCGGCCCCGTCGCTGGGGGTGATCGTTCCGTCCCGGAGCCCGGTGGTGGCCGCGCTGCTGAGGGGCGAGCCGGTCTTCATGGACGAGGCGTCCACAGACAGCCGCGTGATCACCCGGCTCGCCGACCGGTTCGGCCCCCATATGCTGCTGCCGCTGAGCGTCGGCGGGCGGGTACTCGGCGCACTCGCCATCCCGAAGGCGAAGGGGGAGCGGCCGTACAGCGAAGCCGAACGGCTGCTGGCCACCCAGTTCGCGGCGCAGGCCGCCCTCGCGCTGATGACGGCCGAGACGCAACGCGACCGGGAACGCCTGGCCGTCTACGAGGACCGGGACCGGATCGCACGGGACCTGCACGACCTGGTCATCCAGCGCCTGTTCAGCACCGGGATGATGCTCGAACAGGCCCAGCAGCGGTCCACGGTATCCGTGGTGCGGGAGGGGGTCGAGCGTGCCGTCGACGAACTGGACGTGACCATCCAGGAGATCCGCACGGCGGTCTTCGCCTTGCAGCAGGAGGCCGCCGAGGCGCCGGGCCGGCTGCGGACCCGGGTGATGCGGGAGATCGGTATGGCGGCGGTGCCCCTCGGCTTCCAGCCGTCGCACCGCTTCCTGGGACCGGTCGACTCGATCGTCGGAGAAGTCGCGGGCAAGAACCTGATCGCCGCGCTGCGTGAGGCCCTGTCCAACGCCTTCCGCCACGCCCGGGCCTCGCGTGTCGAGGTGACCGTGGACGCCACGGCGGTCCTGCCGGACGGACGGGACGCGGTACGGCTGTCGGTCGCCGACGACGGGGTGGGCATCCCGGAGAGCGGGCGGCGCAGCGGGCTGCGGAATCTGGCCCGGCGCGCGGAGTCCTTGGGCGGGGCGAGCTGGTTCGGCCCCGGGACGGGGGAGGGCGGCGGGGGCACGACGGTGTACTGGCAGGTGCCCCTCTGA
- a CDS encoding Cof-type HAD-IIB family hydrolase: MTSAIDLPLPAVTRLIATDLDGTLLRDDKTLSDRTIAALAAAEEAGIEVFFVTGRPARWMDVVSAHVHGHGMAICANGAAVADLHADGRLVEVRPLERTLALDVVRILRDAAPGTSFAVELTTGINYEPSYPPFHLDPGATVALAEKLLHEEQPSSGAPVLKVLAHHPELAPDGFLTLAREAAGDLASITRSSPTALLEISGLGVSKAGTLAACCAERGIAPAEVVAFGDMPNDVEMLSWAGASFAMANAHPAALAAATGVTLTNNEDGVAVVIERILAGL, from the coding sequence GTGACCTCAGCTATCGACCTGCCTCTGCCTGCCGTGACCCGGCTGATCGCCACCGACCTGGACGGCACCCTGCTGCGCGACGACAAAACCCTGTCCGACCGTACGATCGCGGCCCTCGCGGCTGCCGAGGAGGCGGGGATCGAAGTCTTCTTCGTCACCGGCCGGCCCGCCCGCTGGATGGACGTCGTCAGCGCCCACGTGCACGGCCACGGCATGGCGATCTGCGCGAACGGTGCGGCCGTCGCCGACCTGCACGCGGACGGCAGGCTGGTCGAGGTCCGCCCCCTGGAGCGGACGCTGGCCCTGGACGTGGTCCGGATCCTGCGCGATGCCGCTCCGGGTACGTCGTTCGCCGTCGAACTGACCACCGGCATCAACTACGAGCCCTCCTACCCGCCGTTCCACCTGGACCCCGGCGCCACCGTGGCACTCGCGGAGAAGCTGCTCCACGAGGAGCAGCCGAGTTCCGGAGCGCCGGTACTGAAGGTGCTCGCCCACCATCCGGAACTGGCCCCCGACGGTTTCCTCACCCTGGCCCGTGAGGCAGCGGGGGACCTCGCCTCGATCACCCGCTCCAGCCCCACCGCGCTGCTGGAGATCAGCGGACTCGGCGTCTCCAAGGCGGGGACACTCGCCGCCTGCTGCGCCGAGCGCGGCATCGCCCCCGCCGAGGTGGTCGCCTTCGGCGACATGCCCAACGACGTGGAGATGCTGAGCTGGGCGGGCGCCTCGTTCGCGATGGCCAACGCCCACCCGGCCGCGTTGGCGGCCGCCACCGGGGTCACCCTCACCAACAACGAGGACGGCGTCGCCGTCGTCATCGAACGGATCCTCGCCGGCCTCTGA
- a CDS encoding DEAD/DEAH box helicase, with the protein MPGADKFARELLDGGWAAVFLPGEPARLGRLLLWKPAGAAAWNGAVPTGVETDAVELVLPHGRSVRRRRVEGYALPPAVAVSALAGAVPAHPSGVAWQAAARLALRLLADGRLHPALTPAGYDTWQVGPFTAAQRQALDGLAAAFPPHAHCLPEPGPAPVRIAEPGALVTRFCDAVADDLVRSPAAPLAMGALPYAWREARAVPALREWAEETAAAFTAEVRVSLRVDVPEGRRQQFRAVLQVHTAAEPALVVEAARLWNAPAETERLLGPRAETETLLALRRGARAWPPLQRLLKEAVPDQLRLADDEAFDLLGDATDTLRAAGIEVHWPRELVKALTASAEIGQRTAPGSSAGGLLGADALLDFRWRLSLGDDPLTEAEMDALAEARRPLIRLRDQWVIADPKLVARAKRRRMEPLTPMEALSAALTGEADEGGEPVPCTAVGALGALVARIRDPESSSPAPQPAKLKATLRDYQKRGLAWLAEMCELGLGGCLADDMGLGKTITLLALHLHRQTDPATAGPTLVVCPTSLLGNWQREAAKFAPATPVRRYHGGDRHLEDLADDEIVLVTYGVLRRDRDVLAETAWSLVTADEAQHVKNPYAVTACELRALPARARVALTGTPVENNLSELWALLDWTTPGLLGPLTAFRDRYARPVEKGEDPEAAERLSRLVRPFLLRRKKSDPGIAPELPPKTETDRVVPLTAEQAGLYEAAVRETMAKIAEADGIARRGLVLKLLTALKQICNHPAHYLRQSTPVGGRSGKLDLLDELIDTITAEGESVLVFTQYKQMATLLEKHLAERGVPTLFLHGGTPVARREDMVERFQRGDVPVFLLSLKAAGTGLNLTRATHVVHYDRWWNPAVEDQATDRAYRIGQDKPVQVHKLLAEGTVEDKVAKLLESKRALADAVIGSGEAALTELSDADLAELVALRGRP; encoded by the coding sequence TTGCCGGGAGCGGACAAATTCGCGAGGGAGCTGCTCGACGGAGGCTGGGCAGCGGTGTTCCTGCCCGGTGAGCCCGCCCGGCTCGGGCGGCTGCTGCTGTGGAAGCCCGCCGGAGCAGCTGCCTGGAACGGTGCGGTACCCACTGGCGTCGAGACCGATGCGGTGGAGTTGGTACTGCCGCACGGTCGCTCGGTCCGGCGACGCAGGGTGGAGGGCTATGCGCTTCCTCCCGCCGTTGCCGTTTCCGCTCTGGCCGGAGCCGTACCGGCGCATCCCTCCGGAGTCGCCTGGCAGGCCGCCGCCCGGCTCGCGCTGCGGCTGCTCGCCGACGGCCGCCTCCACCCCGCCCTCACCCCAGCCGGCTACGACACCTGGCAGGTGGGCCCCTTCACCGCTGCCCAGCGGCAGGCCCTGGACGGTCTCGCCGCCGCCTTCCCGCCCCACGCCCACTGTCTGCCCGAGCCCGGCCCCGCCCCGGTGCGAATCGCCGAACCAGGTGCTCTGGTGACCCGGTTCTGTGACGCGGTCGCCGACGATCTGGTCCGTAGCCCGGCTGCTCCGCTCGCCATGGGGGCGCTGCCGTACGCCTGGCGTGAGGCGCGTGCGGTGCCCGCCTTGCGTGAGTGGGCCGAGGAGACCGCCGCCGCGTTCACCGCAGAGGTGCGCGTCTCGCTGCGCGTCGACGTACCGGAGGGGCGGCGTCAGCAGTTCCGGGCCGTCCTGCAGGTGCACACCGCGGCGGAGCCGGCGCTCGTCGTCGAGGCCGCACGGCTGTGGAACGCGCCAGCCGAAACGGAACGGCTGCTCGGCCCGCGCGCCGAGACCGAGACGCTGCTCGCACTGCGCCGCGGCGCCCGCGCCTGGCCCCCGCTTCAGCGGCTCCTCAAGGAAGCCGTCCCTGATCAGCTCCGGCTCGCCGACGACGAAGCCTTCGACCTGCTGGGAGATGCCACCGACACTCTGCGCGCGGCGGGCATCGAGGTGCACTGGCCGCGCGAGCTGGTCAAGGCGCTTACCGCGAGCGCGGAGATCGGACAGCGCACCGCACCTGGTTCCAGCGCGGGCGGTCTCCTCGGTGCGGATGCTCTCCTCGACTTCCGCTGGAGGCTCTCGCTGGGCGACGACCCGCTCACCGAGGCCGAGATGGACGCCCTCGCCGAGGCGCGCCGCCCTCTCATCCGGTTGCGCGACCAGTGGGTGATCGCCGACCCGAAGCTGGTCGCCCGGGCCAAGCGCCGCCGGATGGAACCGCTCACCCCCATGGAGGCGCTGAGCGCCGCACTGACCGGCGAGGCGGACGAGGGCGGCGAGCCGGTCCCCTGCACAGCGGTCGGTGCGCTCGGCGCCCTCGTCGCCCGTATCCGCGATCCCGAATCCTCATCTCCGGCCCCGCAGCCTGCCAAGCTCAAGGCTACGTTGCGCGACTATCAGAAGCGGGGCCTCGCCTGGTTGGCCGAGATGTGCGAACTCGGCCTCGGCGGCTGCCTTGCCGACGATATGGGCCTGGGCAAGACCATCACCCTCCTCGCCCTTCATCTGCACCGCCAGACCGACCCGGCCACCGCGGGCCCCACCCTCGTCGTCTGCCCCACCTCCCTGCTCGGCAACTGGCAGCGGGAGGCGGCAAAGTTCGCGCCGGCCACACCCGTACGCCGTTACCACGGCGGCGACCGCCACCTCGAGGACCTGGCCGACGACGAGATCGTCCTGGTCACCTACGGGGTGCTGCGGCGCGACCGTGACGTGCTCGCCGAGACCGCCTGGTCGCTGGTCACCGCGGACGAGGCCCAGCACGTCAAGAATCCCTACGCCGTCACCGCCTGCGAACTGCGGGCCCTGCCCGCCCGCGCCCGCGTCGCTCTCACGGGCACGCCCGTGGAGAACAACCTCTCCGAGCTGTGGGCGCTCCTTGACTGGACCACCCCCGGACTCCTCGGTCCGCTCACGGCCTTCCGCGACCGGTACGCCCGCCCGGTCGAGAAGGGCGAGGACCCCGAGGCCGCCGAACGCCTGTCCCGTCTCGTGCGTCCCTTCCTGCTGCGCCGCAAGAAGTCCGACCCGGGCATCGCACCCGAATTGCCGCCCAAGACCGAGACCGACCGCGTCGTGCCGCTGACGGCCGAACAGGCGGGACTGTACGAGGCAGCGGTCCGCGAGACCATGGCGAAGATCGCGGAAGCGGATGGCATCGCCCGACGCGGCCTGGTGCTCAAGCTGCTCACCGCTCTGAAGCAGATCTGTAACCACCCCGCCCACTACTTGCGTCAGTCCACGCCGGTAGGTGGCCGCTCCGGCAAGCTGGACCTGCTCGACGAACTGATCGACACCATCACCGCCGAGGGCGAGTCGGTGCTGGTCTTCACCCAGTACAAGCAGATGGCGACCCTCCTGGAGAAGCATCTCGCCGAACGCGGTGTCCCCACCCTCTTCCTGCACGGTGGCACGCCCGTCGCCCGGCGCGAGGACATGGTGGAACGCTTCCAGCGCGGTGACGTGCCGGTGTTCCTGCTGTCATTGAAGGCCGCGGGCACCGGACTCAACCTCACTCGCGCCACCCACGTCGTGCACTACGACCGGTGGTGGAACCCGGCCGTCGAGGACCAGGCAACCGATCGCGCGTACCGCATCGGCCAGGACAAACCCGTCCAGGTACACAAGCTTCTCGCTGAGGGAACCGTGGAGGACAAGGTGGCGAAGCTACTGGAATCCAAACGCGCGCTCGCCGACGCTGTCATCGGCTCGGGCGAGGCCGCCCTCACCGAACTGTCCGATGCCGACCTCGCCGAACTCGTCGCCCTGAGGGGGCGGCCATGA